A window from Mya arenaria isolate MELC-2E11 chromosome 9, ASM2691426v1 encodes these proteins:
- the LOC128246355 gene encoding octapeptide-repeat protein T2-like: MAWRTTLARSNNCGITNNTDTGKQLEMANNMNTKQQLDMANNMNTKQQLDMANNIDKEQQLGFALRKRKVGERNLEGKIAGKERAEDSEGIEMGEGRGGEERGKKRGRERGRREGKKRGRERGKREGEKRGEEEGRERGRRRGRGGVRERGKREGKKRGEGGRRGREGEEWGRKRGEEGVEEVEGRKERGVGGRRGRERVVRGRSGGRERGVEG; encoded by the exons ATGGCATGGCGAACAACATTGGCACGGAGCAACAACTGTGGCATAACAAACAACACGGACACGGGGAAACAACTAGAAATGGCGAACAATATGAACACGAAGCAACAACTAGACATGGCGAACAACATGAACACGAAGCAACAACTAGACATGGCGAACAACATCGACAAGGAGCAACAGCTAGGCTTCGCACTCCGGAAA aGAAAGGTTGGAGAAAGAAATCTGGAGGGGAAAATAGCGGGAAAAGAGAGGGCAGAGGACAGCGAGGGGATCGAAATGGGAGAGGG AAGAGGGGGAGAAGAGAGGGGGAAGAAGAGGGGAAGAGAGAGGGGGAGAAGAGAGGGGAAGAAGAGGGGGAGAGAGAGGGGGAAGAGAGAGGGGGAGAAGAGAGGGGAAGAAGAGGGAAGAGAGAGGGGGAGAAGAAGGGGAAGAGGGGGGGTAAGAGAGAGGGGGAAGAGAGAGGGGAAGAAGAGGGGAGAGGGGGGTAGAAGGGGAAGAGAGGGAGAAGAGTGGGGGAGAAAAAGGGGAGAAGAGGGGGTAGAAGAAGTTGAGGGTAGAAAAGAGAGGGGAGTTGGGGGTAGAAGAGGAAGGGAGAGGGTAGTGAGGGGTAGAAGTGGAGGAAGAGAGAGGGGAGTTGAGGGGTAG